GGACTGATCTGATTCACTCCCCTCTGCTCATGGTTGCATTATTCTGCGTAAATGGCTTGCCTCCATGGATAAAGCCACAACTATCACCTCTGGAAGACTTTGAGGCTTCATCATATACACTAACTCTTGCATCTCCGGTTTTAAGCCATTAAGAAAGATTCCCTCGAGCTTGTGATCATCTAAGCCTCTAACTTGAGCAGAAAGATCCTCAAATTGACGCACATAATCAGCTACAGAAGCTGTTTGTTTGATGCAGAACAAGCTTTGACTAGGACCTTTGACACGCAAATTCCCAAATCGCAACAACAAACGATCCTTAAACTGAAACCAGCTGTCAAACGGTGCACGATTCACTTCCCAATTGAACCAACCCAGCGCATCGCCAGTCAAATGCACCGACACCAGATCTAACTTTTCCGCTTCTGAGAAACCACCAATGCAAAAATATTGTTCCGATAACGCCAACCAACTATAGATATTTCCCCCAGAAAACACAGGTATCTCGGAGTTCTTCAACAATTCCTCTCTAGAACTAGGACCTATCTCACAGCGATGAGGACCCAAAGGCGTAGAGAGTACCTTACGACGGCAATTAACCGACGGATCTGCAGATTGAGGTTCCGAAGAGTCGCAATCCACATCTCGCGGCGATGGATTCGTCAGCAACAACTTCAGCGACTGTTGCAGCTCCGCGATCGCTCCCCGTACGAACTCCCGATCTGAGACGATCTCCTTTTGAATCGAATGGACACTCCGAAATAGTTCCTCCACTTGCTTCTCCTCAAACTCCTGAGAAGTCTTAGAGATTATAGGCGGAAGTTTCGACTCGTAACCCATGCTTCTGAGCTTGCGATTTCTCTCGATCAAACGTCACGACGCACCAATTTGATAGAATAAAGATACGAACTGTATTGATTCTGTAAACGTTGTACAAGAACAAGCCTAGAGCATCATATTCTCTAGATCGACTTCCTTAAATCCTCACGCAGGAGAAAGTTATACAACAATTTACATAAATGTTCTAAGATGAATAAAAAGAGACTTTATACTCATTCTGCAACAAGTTAGTTGCAGATATTATTCTTCACTCGAAAATACTCTTTTCTCCCTTATCCAAATCATATCTTCAACTGTCTTCACACGTGCCAATACCAATTGGCTTCTTCTTTCGCACGTACACACGGTGAAGCTTATCAATTTCCTAAGTATAGAATTGGGACTGAATATTACATATAGTGCAGGCCTCTGCTGTCATGTCCTCCTCTCAACAACCAGCTCTCAGAAAACAAGAGGTTACTGATCCAACCATTTTCAACAACATTCATCGCTGTGTGCTATTACTTACTAACTCAACCCTCTGATTAACATGGTTTCTTAAATACACACAAAAACGTATCTGTAGGGAATTCAGTTTCATGCAAAATAGCAAACAATGTGCAAAGACTATATCGTCTGTCAGGTTAGTAGTAAGTTGAAGTACCAACctcttagaaagaaaaaaaaaagtaactatcTTATACTGCTTACTGTAATGGCTTGAGGTGATTTATCGAAAGTGTTTGTGTTGGTTCTCTGATTTATGCTGAAATAAGATGGGATGTTTTTGTCTAATGCATTGCAGCAGTGAAAATCTTTGAACTCATAGCAGAACCAAAGCAAAGTCTGTCATTGTATCTTCTCCCTTCGTCTTCAGAAGTGATGAAAGGGATGAAAGGAGGAAAGAGGTAGAACTATAAACGACCCCCTTTATATTTCTGTTTCTGATCAGAGGACTAATATAGAACAAGAGTTTTATAAAGCTCTCTTTTGCTGTGGCTGTATCTGTTAGTTCTTCAAGAAGctagaagaaaagaacaagaaagaggaTGCTGTAAAAGAGAAACTCTCTTGCGGCTTCAAGGCAAATCAAAACAATCACTTAGCATCTGAAGAACACAACTTGTCATAATTTTGGGTACGGAATCTTTGATGTATGACATTATAATCACTAGTAGGTACCACTGACAAGGATGACTTCACCAAGATTCCGAAGGAACCAAACTTCACGAACAGTTCAAACTCCTCATAAAGCTTCCTCGACGAAGATCATAAACACAAGAAAAGCAGTCGTAGAGAAGCTCAAAAGCTCCAAGATTCATCCCTCCTCCAAATCGCTGACAAAGATCAAAACTCAAGAAAACTTGTCTCCCAATATCCTGTAGCACTAAGGTACATACATCAGAGACAAACCCAGTTGACCATTTCTTCAACAGCTGATATGAAGCACACTTGACGATAATAGTAGAGATTCGGCTATTCACGATTTCGAAACTTTTTTCCTTTCAGCTCGTAATCTCATCTCAAGCTTATGATATAGGTAAGTAGCGCTTGATTCAGATTGTAAAACACAAGCCCCTAAAGGAGCTTTGTAGAATAGTTCTCTACTCTTCATATAACTATGTACTAAATAGTTTTGTAGGCTCAATCTTGtaacattttcatacattgatatttgaattaaagaaagaaatctacTAGTCCTTATATATTAAGCACGCCCTTCCTTCTTGCTATGGACTGTGGTGTGTGGTGATGTTTCTCTAGCTGTCATCTTTTTTGCACTTCAAAGTGGTGAGAGACGTCTAGGTAGAGTAAGGAAAGATGGCctgcttgttcttcttctttcactttctgTAACCGCACCTCATTTCACTCTGTCCCTCAGAGAAAGACCCTTGTCACCAAAACCTAATTTTAAGTTCCCACCAAATCATCAGAATCTAACTTCTTTGGCTCCTGATTCTCCAACTCCTCTTATCTCTCTCCACTCTCTTCATGTTCTCTCAAAATTCAAAAGCTCAATCTTCGCCAAGGTACATTTCGTTAATCTTGCATTGATAGATTTGTTTGCTACAATTGGCTAATAATTAGTTCTTGGAATTTGCTTCTTTGTTAGACCAATCCTGTTTTGGAACTTATGCTCAACTGCTATAGTATTCTGACAATGGTTTACATATGTTTTTGAGCATTAAGATATAAACAACAGactttcttgtttatataattCTCTTTTATGCGATCATTGAACTCTCTTAAACTTTATCTTTATGATGTTTTGTGAACAGAAGGTTAACAAGGGACAGGCTGCACCAGACTTCACATTAAAGGATCAGAACGGAAAGCCGGTGAGCCTCAAAAAGTATAAAGGCAAGCCTGCTGTTGTGTACTTCTACCCTGCAGATGAAACCCCTGGCTGCACCAAACAGGTCTCTTACGTCTCTTTTCGGCTATCATTGCATTGCGCGTGTTTAGTGTTGTTAAACTGTGGGAAGTATATCAATCATATCGCATTAGCCAGGAGAGAGCAAGAATTGCAGAACACACACTTGCTCCATATTCTTTTCCAGAATACTTCACTTGCATCATGAAGGACTAGGATGATTGCTccaatttggaaaaaaactgcagaagaaacaaaaatcagttTCCCTATAGTTTTTAGTAAGCTTATTGGTTGCTTGCTCGTAATTCACTGTATATTTAAGGGATCTCCCAGTCAAAAGTCGAACCTTGTAGTCACACATAACAATTCTTGGTTAAGAATTTTGGAGCAGTAACTACCAATGAGAGCTCTTCTACTATGAATTTGAGCTTGTTCAATATCGAAATACATCACCGTCCTTATACTGGTGGCAGGGCAACACTTCAAAGAGAGGCAACAAGCAAACAGGTCAAACCAAGGACATGTAAATTTTAATTGGAAGTCGtcttcaaataataaatttaatcaCAACAAAACAGCAGGATCTGTATTACAACGGCCACAAGTAAAACTCACTGGAGTAAATATCATGTGGAAGTACTTATTCATAAGGGTCAACTGAAATGTCTGATTCTCACTCACCTTCACGTTGGGGAACTTGTATTCAAGAATCTGATAAATATAGTCAAGTTTTATGAAGCACCTCGCAGTAAGGTTTCAGTAATAATGTATGATGTTAGTAATTTGCAGTGTCAGCGATAATGCAATTAGCTAAGTAGTGTTCGTTTTCTAGCTGTCAGGAAAGAATATGATAACATGGCCAGAAGTGGTATTTCCAGTGTTCTCTGAGAGTGCTTGTTACCTGCAATCTCTTTCTTTGAGCCTCTCTGCTATGTTAACTAACTGCGGTGAAGATTTATCCATTTTTGCTTTCATTTAGCGAAATCTTTGTACGTATTGCCGTAGGCTACTTATTGTATTGCAGGCCCACAGGCCTAACTTTCAGCTGAATATAGGACGAAGAAAGCTCACAATAGAAGGTGAGTCGGACAGAGTCACAGACACGGCGCAAGATTACAAGGGTTTTCGTTTTTCATACACACACAGGACACCGCACTAGATAATTACAAGGGTACGAAATCCTATGACTTTACCTCTGATTCTTGGAGGTTTGTTGGTGAGACTAGCGACTGGTCCATTCACGGGTTGAAGCATCGTGGCGTCTCTGTGAATGGAAATACTTACTGGCTTGCCTTGAGTCATATTCCAGACTCGCAAAAGGATGATATCTTATTGAGTTTTGATTTCTCAACAGAGAGATTCGAAAGTGTGTCTCTTCcagttgatgatttttcttgttgttataTGGCATTATCAGTTACTAGAGAAGAGCAAAAACTTTGTCTGTTAGGTATGAGAGATAAGTATTGTCCTTCTTACTATAATGATATACATATATGGATAGCAACTAAGATTGAGAATACCAGAGCCATGTCATGGAGGAAGTTACTAACAGTGAAACAATCTTTATACCGCCggttttttatgattattaatgGGATGGATTTCTTGGCCGATCCGGAGAATAACATATTAGTGTGTATCATCATGATGCAGGATCTAAATGCTTACTCGTCTGTTATGTTCCAACTTTAGCTCAAATCCAACCAGGTTCTTAATTAGGCCAGGCGCAAGGAAAGCACCAATCACATGACTTGTAATATTGCGACACCAGTTTATGCAATATTAAATTAATGGTACATTTTGCTACACCAGTTCATATATGGTCTTCGTGATATTAAATTAATGGTACGTTTTGCTACTCTATAATTAGTaatcttggttttgtttttgtcaaacgAGAGCATATACATTTCGTCTTGATCATCAAAAGTTATAATCTGGTTTCGTTTATATAAACCACCAAGACCAGTGACGACCCTTAATTATGTTTGTCAACTGTGATAGTCGATCGATGCTGAATGATCCTAAAACTTGTTGATCTATTGGGATTTGGCTTGGCTGTTCCCTATAATGTATGGTCTTTGTTGATTTATTCAAAGGAACCATTCTAAAAGATTTCAAGATACATAGACACTTGTTGTATTAGTTGGGACTTGAAGGAGTAAATAACCAAATAGGTTTGGCTTACCTGTAGGGGTCCTCCTATACGGGTACAACGAGATTTGGTATCGATTCTAAATGTATTCTATGAGGAAGAACCATTGACGAGATGGTTGAATGTATCGACTACGAGGTTCCggtttgatataatatatatacactccAACAAGGTTGTTTGTAGATAGAGATGAtcataaattcatgattaagacaaaaatatttcaatttcgatatgtatttttaaaacatcCCTCTCCAATGCGTCTGTTttaatttgccaaaaaaaaaaaaaaaaaattaaaatctaaaaatcccACTCGGCTTTAGCGGCTTTAGCGTTAGAATAAAGAAGCTGAGATGATGCTGAAATCCTAGGCATAGATTCTAACTCCTTTATCTGGCACTCTTGAAGATCGTCGCTGAAGATCTTGACTGTCTTTAAACACTTGGAGTTAGCGAGAATGTATGTCATTAGttgtttctcatcttcttttcctTGATATCTTTTCCACCTAACAATCTCTAGATGAGACGATAAGTATTGGGGAATAGTACTGGGCTGGTTCCACGAACATGCGGGAGAACCCTGATATTGTTGATACcattagtttttatttagtaaaattCATTCATCAAACCTTAGATTGAAGAAGGAAAGGGATGATGAGGGCACTTACATGGGTGTCGATCGTAAGAATTTTCAGTTTAGGGGAGTTTTGAAGCATAAAAATAAGAGGTTCCAACCAATGTACTGGCTTGTTTGTAACAAAGATTAAATCTATGAGCCGAGAGAAATTAATGGCGTTATTACAACAGGCAAcctgcaacaaaacaacacacaacaaacaaagaagattATTATTAAGTGTTTGAGGTCTTCTTCAATTGAGGAATACAGGAGATATTATGATATGTTACCATTGATTCGGATAAATACAAGCGGAGAAGTCTGGCAGAAGAAAGACAGCTCAGAAACTTTCCATCAGGGTTAGGAACATGGCTGATGTATACCTCATCAAGGCAAAGCATATTCTCCATCAAACTAGAATAGTATCCCCAATCGTCATATACCCTTAAATATGTTAGTGCAGGGCAATCTATCACCAACGACAACCCCCCAGTCTGATAACTGCCCCATCTCAACCTATCATAAGGTCTATAAGTGCCCCATCTCAACCTACCATAAGTAAATTCTTTCAATGAAGGCACTTTGACGGTAAAGTTGGTCAAATTTTCATCCTCATCACGTCGTTGAACATCCAGCTCGCGGAGAACAGGGGAACATGATAAAAGCCTAGCAAGAGAATCTTCGTCTTTGTACACCACCTTGACAAGTCTCAGATATAAAAGAGATGGCAGGCTAGCATCCGGGAAAGAAACATCGACGAGGATCTGGTTGGACAGAGTTAAAGAAATGAGCGTGCGGCATGTGTAAAGGCTCTTAGGGAAGCTTGTGGGCTCTCCTTCCCAGAGGNCTTCGTCTTTGTACACCACCTTGACAAGTTTCAGATATAAAAGAGATGGCAGGCTAGCATCCGGGAAAGAAACATCGACGAGGATCTGGTTGGACAGAGTTAAAGAAATGAGCGTGCGGCATGTGTAAAGGCTCTTAGGGAAGCTTGTGGGCTCTCCTTCCCAGAGGAGAGCGAAATCTAAATATCTCACGTTGTGGTTAACTGCCTTGTCAACCCACTTTGTTACATCTACGTCAACAGGACATAGTGGACCCAGTTCGACGTCCAGGCATATTAGTGACGGTGCCTTGTGGAGTTGCATTGTCTTGTCAACAAACCAACCAAAGCTCTCGCTGTCTTGGTCTTCGTCTTCTTTGAAGGTGAGGTGAGGCAGCAACTGCCAGATGTAACGCCATCGTTTAGACAAGATGGCAGTGGCCACCTCATCTTTTGCCGGGACCAGGATTAAGATCCGCAATAGCAAATCGTCGGATAAATCACATATCTTTATAGTCTCCTCCATGTCTCTCTCATTCACCTAGCTAGCTAAAAATAATACCACATCACataacaagaagaagcaaagaagattgaattaaaaaaaaaaaaaaaaaaaacagaactctctctctctctctctgtttctaagAGACAGAGAATGCATCTCAAAGGCCTCTCATAGTTATTTGATCTAAGACTGCTGGAATTTTTATGTATCTAAACTGTTAAAAAGCGTGTGAGCAAGCAATTCATCAACACAGAGAGAGGATCAAAGGATTTGTTAATACAATAAAgcaatatcaaaaaaaaaacactaatcaaaacccaaataagggatggaacaacaacaataatcgAAGCATAAAGGTTGAACCTTTAGAAATTACTTGAACAAAACaacctactactactactggaCAATCATTCTCATAAAAAGGCGATTCATGGAAGAAAGATACTAAACAGGTTTAGGAGAGAATCCTTACAAAGACAAAAggattgttttttcttcttcttttctttattaagTTAACGAATCAGCGGCCAATCCTTGAGAGACACAAGAGAAGTCCGCGGCGAAAATACTATACATTGGTGAGAACGCTGCTGAGCCGGTATTTGCGTTTGCGTTTAAAATAACGTTTTTATGAGAGCGAAAAAAAATGCTGAGCCGGTACGGTATATTTCTCTCTCATCAAAacgttattttaattttttttagaaaatatatatatgtagaacagaggaaatattaaaagagaaatataagGTCACTATCCAAAGGTTGGAGTTAGTTTAATAAAGCTCTCTTTTGCTGTGGCTGTATCTGTTAGTTTTTCaagaagctaaaaaaaaaagaaacaagatagAGGATGTTGTTGagcaatatataattttttttgactaattatagTGAAATAgtcatcataattttttttttttttcaaccaaacattaaaattaaaatagaactccaagattggtaGTCCAAACTCgaagaaaagagtttacaaaaaagttTCGGAGATCAATGATCTTGAAAAACGAGCCAGACAATCTGCTCTTACATTGGATTCACGAGAGATTCTGGAAAGGATGAAGGAAGGGAATGAGGATCTGAGCAATGTGAAATCTTCTAGCAAATTCGCGAAGGCAGGCCAATCGTCTGGAGTTTGCACCATCTCGACTaactctgcacaatccgtccTGTAGGCTTGACAGTCCACCCCAGCCACCAAGAGAGcctccatagcccaaatcagGGCTTGTAACTCCGCATGAAGGGGCGTAGGTCCACGTCGAAGAGTTATTGCTCCCAGAAGAAGCGTCGAACCTTCACCATTACAGTACCACCAACCCAGTCCCTAAAAAGGATCTGAACCTTTCCAGGAGCCGTCTATCTGACAGCGTGGAGAAATAATCCTATCCTCCAAAGGTGACCGAGGGTGTAGGTATCTCCCCGAAAAAGCTTTGGCCTCCTCCCAAAGTGCTTTATCATTAACCACCTGATCTAGAATATCATTTGGTTCGGCCTCTATTCCttggaaaacctttttattcctatctttccagaTGGACCATATGATCCATGGAAGATGGAAAGCTATATCCGATACACCCGATTGGGATGGTgcccgccaaaaaataaagtctaaattCGCATAGATTGAGGTATATGGAAAACGCTCAGGATCCAAAGATACCGGAGACAGCTCCCAAATCCTTCGTGAACGAGGACACTCAAAAAGTGCGTGATTTATAGACTCTGCTGCTAaatcacatcttttgcatcgtGTTTCACATCGAATACCCCGATATGCTAGTCGTTCTAAAACTGGGAGAGTACCTGAtgcaatctgccagaaaaagtgTTGAATTTTCGGGGGGACATTGAGTTTCCATAATTGTGCCCGTAGAGCCATACACGTTGGGCCGAATTCAACTTCTGTAATTAATTCCCGAGCGAGCCGATAACCTGACTTCACCGAGTATTTCCCTGATTTAGTAAAATGCCAAACTAGACGATCCGGTCTATAAGTTTTACTGACCGCCATATTCCGTATAAGCTGTATATCCACAGGATCCATAAATTCTTCTAGGATAGGCAAATGCCAATCCTTCGTAATTGGGTTAATTAAATGATTGACCATCAAATTTGGATGCAATAATCTTCCCCGACCATTAGCTGGTCTTGGTCGAGTGTCTGGTAACCACGGATCTCGCCAAACCGAAATAGAACAGCCAGAACCTACCGCCCACCTCGCACCTTGCTCCACTAAGCCCTTAGTTGAATAAATACTCCTCCAAGCAAAGGACGGGGTATATGGCTTTTTGGCCATAATAGGATGTTTATTCCTAAAGTACCGACCTTTcatcacccgagccattaaGGAATCCGGGTAGTGAATTAACCGCCAAAACTGTTTAGCCAACATggcatcattaaattgttccagaGCTCTGAACCCCAGGCCTCCTTCACATTTATCTTTACACATTTTATCTCAGGCCATCCAATGCATACCTCGAGCCTTATCGTTTGACTTCCACCAAAAGGTGGAGATAGCACTCGTTAGTTTAGACGTCAATTCCTGCGGTAATTTATAGCACGGCATAACATGAATAGGAAGGGCTAAGGCCACAAATTTGATCCTAATTTCCTTTCCACCTTTGGATAAAAGCTTTGCAGACCAGCCATTAACTCGGTCGTCCAACCGATCCTTCACATAGCTAAACACCTTAGTTTTCGAACCCTGAAGGTTTTCAGGGATATCCAGATAAGAGCCCATCCCGCCCTCTTGAGAAATACCAATAACTGATTTAATCTGAGATCTTTTCTCAGGTGGAACCTTcttaccaaacataatagaagatTTCGTCAGATTAACCTCTTGCCCCGAGGCTTTACCATAGTTACCTATTATGGACATTACCGTCCGGCATTCAGACTCTTCTACCTTATaaaaaaacagactatcatcagcGAACAACAAATGTGAAACAAATGGACTATCTCGAGCGATGGAAACTCCCGTCAAATCCTTCTCTCGTTCCGTCTTTTTAATGTTTGCTATCAAAACCTCTGTGCAAAGTATGAATAAATACGGTGACAAAGGATCCCCTTGTCGTAAGCCCCTATGTGGTATAATGGACCCCCTCGGCTGACCATTCATCAGAACCCAAATTTTCGGTCAAACCCAAATTTCGGTCAAACCCAAATAATCCACGAAATCCACGAAATCCATTTTCGGTCAAACCCAAATTTGACCAAGACCGCCTCCAAGAAATCCCATTCAACCATACCataagccttactcatatcAGTTTTGAAAGCCATAAACTCCGACTTGCACCGTCTGTTAGTATTTagcccatgaaacatctcctgagcaacCAAGATATTATCCGTGATTAAACGACCAGAAACAAAGGCCGACTGAGTTTCTGAAACCAAGAGGGGCAGAACTCGCCGCAACCTAAAACACAGaacttttgaaattattttataactcACATTACAAAGACTGATTGGCCGAAACTCCGCCATACGCTGAGGTCTGTCAATTttaggaataagacaaatatttgtctcattcaGACGAGGATCAAAACTTCACGTCCGAAAAAACTCCCTAACCAAAGTCACCAGGTCACCCTTTAAGAAAGCCCAGAAACGTTGGAAAAACAAAGCCGTCATTCCATTAAGACCTGGAGTTTTCTCCAGATGCATCGCAAATAGAGCCTTGCGAACTTCCGCCTCAGAAATATCCCTAATAAGATCCCTATTAAGATACCCCCACCATCCGTCATCATAATTTTTATAGGTTCAAAATAGTAgtattaaaaatcatttattacaTAATTGATAAGCCATTTGTTCTCtttatacaatttatttttctatattgtgaaaaagtaaacaaatgGCTTATCATCATTTTATTGGATTAGATTtgacaaattttcttttatcataaaCTTCACTCCTAAGTTTTTATAAACACCTTTTAAGTACAAATCTGAGACTAGAGAATCCAGCTTTGAGATAATCaaatcccaaagaaaaaaaagaaaaaaagaaaaaaaaatcatatctatGAACCCCAAAAGAATTGACCAATCATCTAAGAAACAATGATTAaggtgtgaaaaaaaaaattaaaccaaattctGAAAAACTCTGAGAATTATggacaagaaaaaagaaagaaagaaaaaaaaactcttagaCCAAGAAATCAGGACTTGAGAGGAGGTTGAGATGCTTGCTTCCGATTGTGTCTTGTAGTATTGTcatctctccttctttctctaaTACTTTCTCCTCCAATTTCTCTACCATCCCTTTCAATGTCTCGTTCTCTGAGTTCAAAAGCATGTTCTTCTCACAGCATTGTCTCAACTCTCTCCATACCTGGTCTCTTTCACCTGACACATTTGATAATAGTGCGTTCATCCTCGCCATCTCTTTTGCGGCTTCCTGTATATTGCTTTCCACCCGGTTTATGCTTTCCTCCTTCTTCAACATCTGATGTCAAAACCATCAGTTACATATATAAATGGGAATATAGTTTCTTTATAATCAAGAGCCACATAAACAGACATCGGATGGGGTTATTCTTGTTTTGCAATACCTGATGCTTGAGGTCTTTCAATTCGTGGCTCGTAACTGATAGATTGTCCAAACTGCTTTGGACCTCACATCTCAGAATCTCATTACCTCGTACTGCTGCTGCTAGTTCTGCTTGCAGCTGTTCAATTTCTTTTTCGTTGGAATACAGTTTCTCCCGCAATAAACTTGTGATTAGGGTCTCAGCTTTCAGTTCAGCTCGCAGGGTGTCCTACATGAGATTGAGCTAAACGTTAGCCACATATTACCGTAAAGTAAAAAGCCATTAAGAAATGAGGAGTCATTAGATATATTTAGAAATGGACATCAGAAACTCACTTCAACTGATTGGTTTCTTTGTTCCTTAGGCCTACCGGTACTTGAGCAAGACGACTCTGAATTCGAAGCTACCACACTGGTCACCGTTTGCAAACTCCTCTTCAGATTTTCAGTTCCGCGCCTTAttccatgaactttcaaatcaGATTCAATCATAAACTGCTCACTTAATCCGTCCTTCACTGAATTCGTATCAGGAAACTGAGTTAATTTCCCTTTGATAAACTTCAGTAACTTGTAACACAGCTGGCTGCTCTCATTTAACATTGACAGTCCTTGGTCTTGCAAGTAGCAGACACGCATCTTCAACTCATTCTCTAGCTTAAGAGTTGTAATGTCTATTTCTTGACCATTTCCTTTCAATCGATTCAGCAGACAGATATTCTCATGGCGAAGCGAGTCAGTTTCAAGCTTCATTGATTCTACTTCCCTTCTAAGTGAAAGCTCAATCCCTGTCAACCTTATTTGCTCGACCTGCAATTTTTTTACCAACTGGTCCCATTTCTCTGACGGTTGCTTCTTACACTCCTCCGCGACACCATCTCGAAGTCCCTCGATTGTCTTCCCTTGTTCTTTGCAAGTTCTGAGAAACTTCGTAACTGATTTGTGCAACTCCCTGCATTCTTGATCCTTCTCTTCAAAGTTTCTTCTTAAGAAATCAAGATCTTCTGTCGCACCGGCATAACTCTCTTGTAACTGGGAGAGAGTTTGTTTAACATAGGAGTTCTCTTCATGCAATTCATCTGCTGTTGTGGTCAGTTCAGCAACTCTTCTCTCCAAATGTGTTATCATATCTTTGTTCTCTATCTCATTTTCATGGAAAGCCGATAGTTCTCTTTGGAGTGAGACATTGTGCTCGGCAAGCTCTCTGACACGCTCTCGGAGCTTCTTCTCTTCAAGTTGGAAATTTTCGAGCTTTGTAGTCCACTCACCTGACCTTCTATCAAGCTCTTTCTCCAATCCAGCCTGCAACTCGCTCTTCTCCTTTTCCAATCTCTGTATATGCAAGTTCCAATCTGACTTTACCCATCTGATTTCTTCCCTGGCAGAAGCCCTCTCAACCATTTGAGACCGCAaaagatttatattttcaaatgcCAAGTTGAGCCTCTCATCTTCCAGTTTTCTAATTGCCCCAACCAAAGATGAAACATCGAAGTCACAGTCGGAAAGGCATCTCTGCTGCTCCAGTTCCTCAGAAAACAATTTcgctctcttctcagcttctttGATTTTCATTTCTAGCTCGGAGTCCATATCGTCTTCCATACACTTATACACGTTCTTACCACGTATTTGCTGGAGCTCTCCGCTTTCCTGTGCATAATATCCATTAACAGGTTCATAATGTTCAGCCAGTGAAACATTGGCGGTGACATCTGAGCTTGAGTCAAAAGTTCTATGAAGGGATCCACCATAGACATCTTGAATTGTGATGGGTTCATGGTTTGACCCCTTTGGCTTGCCATTAGTCTGAGAGAGTCTTTCAATGACATTTCTTGCAAGCGAACGAGGTGATCCAT
The sequence above is drawn from the Camelina sativa cultivar DH55 chromosome 4, Cs, whole genome shotgun sequence genome and encodes:
- the LOC104781380 gene encoding CAP-Gly domain-containing linker protein 1-like gives rise to the protein MKKLFFFRSSAGNGTDKQEKAADSKMKTRANSHAEQEFDSPKSQGQVSGGPALRRSLSLSSAGFLFDQFGDASTNELSSATKSQDRRRNHSSRCFTPERQVRERQCEAEKLQHDSSGSSSSCSSTVSSKVLDRYIDGEEHLEQCKQKSCSSRSDVSGSVSRRRLPPRVQWTVPTSPSDTFNEKRKSQSSREAKGTRFRVSSADCVENGMRHGSPRSLARNVIERLSQTNGKSKGSNHEPITIQDVYGGSLHRTFDSSSDVTANVSLAEHYEPVNGYYAQDSGELQQIQLQQIRGKNVYKCMEDDMDSELEMKIKEAEKRAKLFSEELEQQRCLSDCDFDVSSLVGAIRKLEDERLNLAFENINLLRSQMVERASAREEIRWVKSDWNLHIQRLEKEKSELQAGLEKELDRRSGEWTTKLENFQLEEKKLRERVRELAEHNVSLQRELSAFHENEIENKDMITHLERRVAELTTTADELHEENSYVKQTLSQLQESYAGATEDLDFLRRNFEEKDQECRELHKSVTKFLRTCKEQGKTIEGLRDGVAEECKKQPSEKWDQLVKKLQVEQIRLTGIELSLRREVESMKLETDSLRHENICLLNRLKGNGQEIDITTLKLENELKMRVCYLQDQGLSMLNESSQLCYKLLKFIKGKLTQFPDTNSVKDGLSEQFMIESDLKVHGIRRGTENLKRSLQTVTSVVASNSESSCSSTGRPKEQRNQSVEDTLRAELKAETLITSLLREKLYSNEKEIEQLQAELAAAVRGNEILRCEVQSSLDNLSVTSHELKDLKHQMLKKEESINRVESNIQEAAKEMARMNALLSNVSGERDQVWRELRQCCEKNMLLNSENETLKGMVEKLEEKVLEKEGEMTILQDTIGSKHLNLLSSPDFLV
- the LOC104781379 gene encoding putative F-box/FBD/LRR-repeat protein At1g22000, producing the protein MENMLCLDEVYISHVPNPDGKFLSCLSSARLLRLYLSESMVACCNNAINFSRLIDLIFVTNKPVHWLEPLIFMLQNSPKLKILTIDTHGSPACSWNQPSTIPQYLSSHLEIVRWKRYQGKEDEKQLMTYILANSKCLKTVKIFSDDLQECQIKELESMPRISASSQLLYSNAKAAKAEWDF